The Natronomonas salsuginis genomic sequence GTCATCCACGCGCAGAACCTCGATGCGGACTCCGTCGAGCGCGCAATCGTCGCCCAGTACGTCCTCGGTCGGCGGATCATCCACGTCGAGGTCGAAGACGAGGGGACGCTCGACTCCTCGCAGATCAACGCCGTCTACAACGCCGAAACGCAGCTGATGGGGCTCGGCGTGATCGAGGAGACGCCCGAGCGGATCGCGATCCGCTGTTCGGTCGATCCGGAGGACTTCACGCTCGATAACCTCCTCGAACGGCTGGAGTCGACCGGCTCGACGATGCGGAACGAGGCGATCAAGGCGCTCGCTCACGGCAACCCGGATCTGGCTCAGCGGGCGCTGAACCGCGAACGACAGGCGAACAAGATTTTCGTTCTCCTCTTGCGGTTGATTTTCACCTCGTATCAGAACCCCAACCTGGCGCGGGCGGTCGGCCTGGATTCGGGCTTTCCGCTCATCGGCTACCGGTCGATCGCGAAGAACCTCGAGTTGACCGCCGACAACGCCGAGGACATCGCCGAGATCGTCCTCGAAACCGAGGGGCACACCCTCAACGTCGATTCGGGGACGATGCGGCGTATCCGGGAGTTCACCGATCAGGTCAACGAGATCACCGAACTGGGCGTACAGGCCGCGGTCAACCGCGATTACGACATGGCGATCGACACGAGAAACACCTTCGCGGAGGTCCGCAATCGCGAAGTCGAGATCCTCAACGATCTCGAGGAGATGCCGAACGAGGACCTCCTCCGGGTTCGCGAGGTGCTCGTGAGCCTCGGA encodes the following:
- a CDS encoding phosphate signaling complex PhoU family protein, whose amino-acid sequence is METRKVQRLGPSTLAMTLPAEWASAQGVEKGDEVSLRIGSKGTLTVMPESVEKEESEAVIHAQNLDADSVERAIVAQYVLGRRIIHVEVEDEGTLDSSQINAVYNAETQLMGLGVIEETPERIAIRCSVDPEDFTLDNLLERLESTGSTMRNEAIKALAHGNPDLAQRALNRERQANKIFVLLLRLIFTSYQNPNLARAVGLDSGFPLIGYRSIAKNLELTADNAEDIAEIVLETEGHTLNVDSGTMRRIREFTDQVNEITELGVQAAVNRDYDMAIDTRNTFAEVRNREVEILNDLEEMPNEDLLRVREVLVSLGQTAQFAIRNAEIATNLALNEDSDHVTIK